The proteins below are encoded in one region of Acidithiobacillus ferrooxidans ATCC 23270:
- the panC gene encoding pantoate--beta-alanine ligase — MAIFKDIAGLRQWRQSLHGTLALVPTMGNLHEGHLALVRLAANRAEHVLVSIYVNPLQFGPGEDFANYPRTLDQDLQRLHEAGCQTVFTPDDGLMYPRGRQDISIVMPPRSLSKVLCGASRPGHFAGVCTVLSKLLHMVAPEILILGEKDYQQLRIVQQMVADLNLNVQVLPGPLQREADGLAYSSRNIYLNLAERQVAPLLAETLFDLARRSTNDAAVSDLAATGWERLERAGFLPEYLELRDAQTLQSLALPQPGARWFAAARLGQIRLIDNVIIS; from the coding sequence ATGGCGATATTCAAGGATATTGCCGGTTTGCGCCAGTGGCGTCAGAGTCTGCATGGCACCTTGGCCCTCGTACCCACCATGGGCAACCTGCACGAAGGCCACCTCGCGCTGGTGCGGCTGGCTGCCAACCGTGCCGAACATGTGTTGGTCAGCATCTACGTGAATCCGTTGCAGTTTGGACCCGGGGAAGACTTCGCGAACTATCCGCGCACCCTGGATCAGGATCTGCAACGCCTGCATGAGGCCGGTTGCCAGACCGTATTTACCCCGGATGACGGGCTGATGTATCCGCGGGGACGCCAGGATATCAGTATCGTCATGCCGCCGCGCAGCCTCAGCAAGGTGCTTTGCGGCGCCAGCCGCCCCGGTCATTTTGCCGGAGTCTGCACGGTGCTCAGCAAACTGTTGCACATGGTCGCGCCGGAAATACTCATTCTCGGAGAGAAAGACTATCAACAACTGCGCATCGTTCAGCAGATGGTGGCCGATTTGAACCTCAACGTGCAGGTCCTGCCGGGGCCGCTGCAAAGAGAGGCAGACGGGCTCGCCTACAGTTCCCGTAACATTTATCTGAATTTGGCGGAACGGCAGGTAGCCCCGCTTCTCGCAGAAACACTTTTCGACCTCGCCCGGCGCAGTACCAACGACGCAGCGGTGTCTGATCTCGCCGCGACAGGTTGGGAGCGCCTTGAACGGGCGGGTTTCCTGCCGGAATATCTGGAACTGCGCGACGCGCAGACCTTGCAGTCCCTTGCCTTACCACAGCCCGGGGCGCGCTGGTTTGCGGCTGCCCGGCTGGGCCAGATCCGGCTCATTGATAACGTCATCATTTCCTGA
- a CDS encoding Smr/MutS family protein, with translation MKNPDPNTHPVQAPIDGVLDLHTFRPQEVPDLIREYLHACRIRHITKIRIIHGKGKGVLRETVHAILRREPVVRGFHLANDRSSWGATLVDIYPPNVSLPPRRPPEAKVHRPGRVPGWYRLLHRIFVRHRGGI, from the coding sequence GTGAAAAACCCCGACCCGAATACGCATCCCGTACAGGCACCCATTGACGGAGTCCTCGACCTGCATACCTTTCGCCCCCAGGAAGTGCCCGACCTGATCCGCGAATATCTTCATGCCTGCCGGATCAGGCATATCACGAAAATCCGTATCATCCACGGTAAGGGCAAAGGCGTGCTGCGCGAAACGGTACATGCCATTCTCCGGCGCGAGCCCGTGGTCCGGGGCTTTCATCTGGCCAATGATCGCAGCAGTTGGGGCGCAACGCTGGTGGATATTTATCCGCCCAATGTCTCCCTGCCACCGCGCCGGCCCCCGGAGGCAAAAGTACACCGGCCGGGGCGGGTGCCGGGCTGGTACCGGCTGCTACACCGCATTTTCGTCAGGCATCGAGGCGGGATATGA
- a CDS encoding DUF3683 domain-containing protein gives MNHRLREIPYNYTSFSDAEIVHRLLGADAWRLLEDLRDRRVTGRSARMLFEVLGDLWVVQRNPYIQDDLAQNRRRRQALWDALAHRLNDIAGRADGNPLVLRLLDSARAAVSGFTRQFDEDLMLRRKAERRLLRITAKDNVDFSAYARVSHVTDASDWRVELPFVVLYPVDEQEVQRLVSACRELGLSIIPRGGGTGYTGGAVPLRRHCAVINTEKLEQISAVEKVIPPGLNSAVHSIFAGAGVVTKVVADAADAAGLVFAVDPTSLDASTIGGNIAMNAGGKKAVLWGTALDNLLSWRMVTPDGNWLEVERLNHNLGRIHDQPEVRFRLNRFAADGHTALGEPETLILPGASFRKAGLGKDVTDKFLGGLPGIQKEGCDGIITSGRFLLHRMPAHVRTVCLEFYGSDLDAAVPAIVEVKSYVEGLEHVLLTGLEHLDERYLKAIKYSNKAPRHERPKMLLLADIASDDPGAAGAAAAAVVRIANARGGEGFVATTPESRRRFWADRSRTAAISAHTNAFKINEDVVIPLENLAQYSRAIERINIEQSINNKLASLSALEEYVSGDLAEVRKAKDYEDSSEDQAIVDAKKSAARALISNTRGRWQSLLENLDMPAMEHPELLDVHMLSAVHRGDTLASLLLRGALRVSYREHVGKPLEALFAGDAFAAVRGRIREIHGEVRRTRLFVALHMHAGDGNIHTNIPVLSSDYAMLQEADRVVDRIMAIALGLGGVISGEHGIGITKMRWMEPDKIAAFAHYKAQVDPDDLFNPGKLLAGSGLETAYTPSLQLVEQEALLLEASALGALNREIKDCLRCGKCKPVCMTHIPRANLLYSPRNKILATGLLIEAFLYEEQTRRGVSQQHFAALNDVADHCTTCHKCETPCPVDIDFGKVSIQMRNILRARGEKSFNMGTRLAMLYLNTTEPRRVHLIRQGVLQTAYKAQALAHRIFKPLLPKGPPPATTGKAALRAEVIHFLRKPLPADMGARTMRQLLAIVDDKTVPIIRDSAKVAEDSDAVFYFPGCGSERLFSDIGLATLAMLHHVGAQTVLPPGYLCCGYPQTAGGQEDKGQEISVRNQVLFHRVANTLNYLDIKTVILSCGTCMDQLLQYQFQQIFPGCRLLDIHEYLMEKGVALDGVEGVQYLYHDPCHSPMKTHKPHAVASQLLGQQVLDSARCCGEAGTLASSRPDIATQLRFRKEEILKEGILQLTGGARAEGGNVRLLTSCPACQQGLERYREDTGLDTDYIVVELARKILGPQWQQGFIDAAHQGGIERVLL, from the coding sequence ATGAACCATCGCCTCCGCGAAATTCCTTACAATTACACCTCGTTTTCTGACGCCGAGATTGTGCATCGCCTGCTGGGAGCGGATGCCTGGCGACTGCTGGAAGACCTGCGTGACCGGCGGGTTACCGGACGCTCGGCACGAATGCTTTTTGAAGTGCTGGGCGACCTCTGGGTGGTGCAGCGCAACCCTTATATTCAGGATGACCTGGCGCAGAATCGGCGCCGCCGCCAGGCCTTATGGGATGCCCTGGCTCATCGCCTGAACGACATTGCCGGTCGCGCCGACGGAAATCCGCTGGTGCTCCGTCTACTGGACAGCGCCCGCGCGGCGGTGAGCGGCTTTACGCGGCAATTTGATGAGGACCTGATGCTGCGCAGGAAAGCGGAGCGCCGCCTGCTCCGGATCACCGCAAAGGACAACGTGGACTTCAGCGCCTATGCGCGCGTCTCCCACGTCACCGACGCCTCCGACTGGCGCGTGGAGTTGCCCTTTGTCGTTCTCTACCCCGTTGACGAGCAGGAGGTCCAGCGCTTGGTCTCCGCATGCCGGGAACTCGGATTGTCCATCATCCCGCGCGGTGGTGGTACCGGATATACCGGCGGTGCCGTTCCTCTGCGTCGCCACTGCGCGGTCATCAACACCGAAAAGCTGGAGCAGATTTCAGCGGTGGAAAAGGTTATACCACCCGGCCTGAACAGTGCCGTCCACAGTATCTTCGCTGGCGCGGGCGTGGTCACCAAGGTCGTAGCCGACGCGGCCGACGCGGCCGGCCTGGTCTTTGCCGTCGACCCGACATCCCTGGATGCATCTACCATCGGCGGCAATATCGCCATGAATGCGGGGGGCAAGAAGGCGGTACTCTGGGGCACGGCCCTGGACAACCTGCTCTCCTGGCGCATGGTGACCCCCGACGGCAACTGGCTGGAAGTAGAGCGCCTGAATCATAATCTTGGCCGGATTCACGATCAGCCGGAAGTCCGGTTCCGCCTGAACCGCTTCGCGGCTGATGGGCACACGGCGCTGGGAGAGCCGGAAACTCTCATCCTGCCTGGCGCCAGCTTCCGCAAGGCGGGGCTGGGCAAGGATGTTACCGACAAGTTTCTCGGCGGTCTCCCTGGCATCCAGAAGGAAGGCTGTGACGGGATCATCACTTCCGGACGTTTCCTGCTGCATCGGATGCCTGCCCATGTGCGCACGGTCTGTCTGGAATTTTATGGCAGCGATCTGGATGCCGCCGTACCTGCCATCGTCGAAGTAAAATCCTATGTGGAGGGGTTGGAGCATGTCCTGCTCACCGGTCTGGAGCATCTGGATGAGCGCTATCTCAAAGCCATCAAGTACAGTAACAAGGCTCCCCGCCACGAACGCCCGAAAATGCTGCTGCTCGCCGATATCGCCAGTGACGACCCCGGTGCGGCCGGCGCAGCAGCAGCGGCGGTGGTACGTATTGCCAATGCCCGGGGCGGCGAAGGCTTTGTCGCTACCACACCCGAGTCGAGACGCCGGTTCTGGGCCGACCGCAGTCGTACCGCAGCCATTTCCGCCCACACCAACGCTTTCAAAATCAATGAAGATGTGGTCATTCCTCTGGAAAATCTGGCACAGTACAGCCGCGCAATCGAGCGGATCAACATTGAGCAGTCCATCAACAATAAGCTGGCGAGCCTGAGCGCACTGGAGGAATATGTCTCCGGCGATCTGGCCGAAGTCCGCAAGGCCAAGGACTATGAAGACAGCAGCGAGGATCAGGCCATCGTCGACGCCAAGAAGTCCGCTGCCAGGGCACTGATCAGCAATACGCGCGGGCGCTGGCAATCCCTGCTGGAGAATCTGGACATGCCGGCCATGGAGCATCCGGAATTGCTGGATGTCCATATGCTGTCCGCCGTGCACCGAGGCGACACACTGGCGAGCCTCTTGCTGCGCGGTGCCCTGCGGGTCAGCTACCGGGAACATGTGGGCAAACCGTTGGAGGCCCTGTTTGCGGGTGATGCGTTTGCCGCAGTGCGCGGACGTATCCGCGAAATCCACGGGGAGGTACGCCGGACCCGCCTGTTTGTCGCGCTGCACATGCATGCCGGCGATGGCAACATTCACACCAATATTCCGGTGCTTTCCAGTGATTACGCCATGCTCCAGGAAGCCGACCGGGTAGTGGACCGGATCATGGCCATCGCCCTGGGCCTGGGAGGCGTAATCTCCGGCGAGCATGGCATCGGTATCACCAAAATGCGCTGGATGGAGCCGGATAAAATCGCAGCCTTTGCCCACTACAAAGCGCAGGTCGATCCGGACGATCTCTTCAATCCGGGTAAACTGCTGGCCGGTTCCGGGCTGGAAACCGCTTACACGCCTTCACTACAACTGGTGGAGCAGGAAGCTTTGTTGCTGGAAGCCAGCGCGCTGGGCGCCCTGAATCGTGAGATCAAGGACTGCCTGCGCTGCGGCAAGTGCAAGCCGGTCTGCATGACCCATATCCCCCGCGCCAACCTGCTTTATTCGCCGCGCAACAAAATCCTCGCCACCGGCCTGCTCATCGAGGCCTTCCTTTACGAGGAACAGACCCGGCGCGGAGTATCCCAGCAGCATTTTGCAGCCCTCAACGACGTGGCCGACCACTGTACCACATGCCACAAATGTGAGACTCCCTGCCCGGTGGATATCGATTTTGGCAAGGTCTCCATTCAGATGCGCAACATTCTCCGTGCCCGCGGAGAGAAATCATTCAATATGGGCACGCGTCTAGCCATGCTCTACCTCAACACCACGGAACCACGCAGGGTTCATTTAATACGGCAAGGTGTGCTGCAAACCGCCTACAAAGCGCAGGCACTCGCCCACAGAATCTTCAAGCCACTGCTACCCAAGGGACCACCGCCGGCCACCACCGGCAAGGCCGCGTTGCGCGCCGAAGTCATCCACTTCCTGCGCAAACCGCTGCCTGCGGACATGGGCGCGCGGACCATGCGCCAGCTCCTCGCCATCGTCGACGATAAAACCGTCCCCATCATCCGGGACAGCGCCAAAGTGGCGGAGGACAGCGATGCGGTATTCTACTTTCCTGGTTGTGGCAGCGAGCGGCTCTTCAGCGATATCGGCCTGGCTACGCTGGCCATGTTGCATCACGTCGGTGCGCAGACCGTATTGCCACCCGGCTATCTCTGCTGTGGCTATCCGCAGACGGCCGGTGGCCAGGAAGACAAAGGCCAGGAAATCTCGGTGCGCAATCAGGTGCTCTTTCATCGTGTAGCGAACACACTCAACTACCTGGATATCAAGACCGTGATTCTGTCGTGTGGCACCTGCATGGATCAACTTCTGCAGTACCAGTTTCAGCAGATTTTCCCTGGCTGCCGCCTGCTGGACATTCACGAGTACCTGATGGAAAAGGGCGTCGCCCTCGATGGTGTGGAGGGCGTCCAATATCTCTACCACGATCCCTGTCACAGTCCCATGAAAACCCACAAACCCCACGCCGTGGCATCGCAACTGCTCGGGCAGCAGGTGCTGGACTCCGCGCGTTGCTGTGGTGAGGCGGGCACTCTGGCCAGCAGTCGCCCGGACATCGCCACCCAGCTCCGCTTCCGCAAGGAAGAGATCCTCAAGGAGGGCATCCTGCAACTCACCGGCGGCGCACGGGCCGAGGGGGGCAACGTCAGACTGCTCACCAGTTGCCCAGCCTGCCAGCAGGGTCTGGAACGCTACCGTGAAGATACGGGTCTCGACACCGACTACATCGTCGTGGAACTTGCGCGCAAGATACTTGGACCGCAGTGGCAGCAAGGTTTTATCGATGCCGCGCACCAGGGGGGTATCGAGCGGGTTTTACTCTGA
- a CDS encoding glycosyltransferase family 4 protein — MKDAALRARHSLMPTPLPSTGPAQRAGNERLRLLQVLGGDGRGGADQVALALADGLHEQGFAVEFFVPAGFVRHQRERLRGRAVTVAPSFSPFSAAALGALRRAAQRVDLVLTHDSPARHLTLAAKAMGGLQAPLWFMRHCIIRPPALRWAPWQRLWVAHQLAASEVIAESLVASGYPAARVTRLYAGRDLSSFFAVDSPARSALRAVLGLDVSPAPFCIGMVARFDRWPGWHPQVAHPKGFDVLFAALSRLDFPYRVLLLGPPHPEDHEALRAMAHAHGARPEWLIFLGFQNDISAYYGLMDVNVLPSRREGLGLALVEGLAAGVPVLGSGSGGIREVIQDGRNGFLFPEGDAVALAGLLIRLAREPELRRRLGEEGRRQLQEAVFDEGRLVGGFMDCLTREHPTFVHGERMP; from the coding sequence ATGAAAGACGCTGCTCTGCGGGCTCGGCACTCCTTGATGCCCACACCCCTCCCTTCGACCGGGCCGGCGCAGCGGGCCGGTAACGAGCGGCTTCGGCTTCTGCAGGTCTTGGGCGGCGATGGCCGTGGCGGGGCGGATCAGGTTGCCCTGGCCTTGGCCGATGGCCTGCACGAGCAGGGTTTTGCGGTGGAGTTCTTCGTGCCTGCGGGTTTCGTGCGCCATCAGCGGGAACGCCTGCGCGGCCGGGCGGTCACCGTTGCCCCGTCATTTTCCCCCTTCAGCGCAGCGGCGCTGGGGGCCCTGCGCCGGGCGGCGCAACGGGTTGATCTGGTACTCACCCATGATTCTCCAGCCCGGCATTTGACCCTGGCGGCCAAGGCCATGGGTGGTCTGCAAGCCCCTTTGTGGTTCATGCGTCATTGTATCATACGCCCCCCAGCCCTGCGCTGGGCGCCCTGGCAGCGGCTCTGGGTGGCGCATCAGCTGGCCGCCAGCGAGGTGATTGCCGAGAGTCTCGTCGCCAGCGGCTATCCCGCCGCGCGGGTCACCCGCCTCTATGCCGGCCGCGATCTCTCATCTTTCTTCGCGGTAGACTCTCCGGCCCGGAGCGCGCTGCGGGCTGTGCTCGGCCTCGATGTCTCGCCGGCACCGTTTTGCATCGGCATGGTGGCTCGTTTCGATCGCTGGCCGGGTTGGCATCCCCAGGTGGCGCACCCCAAGGGCTTTGATGTGCTTTTCGCAGCCCTGTCGCGGCTGGATTTTCCCTATCGTGTCCTGCTTCTGGGCCCGCCCCATCCGGAAGACCACGAAGCCCTGCGCGCCATGGCCCATGCCCACGGCGCGCGTCCTGAGTGGCTGATTTTCCTAGGCTTTCAGAACGACATCTCGGCCTACTATGGGCTGATGGATGTCAATGTCCTACCCTCGCGGCGCGAGGGGCTGGGTCTGGCGCTGGTGGAAGGATTGGCCGCCGGGGTGCCGGTGTTGGGCAGTGGCAGCGGCGGCATTCGCGAAGTGATCCAGGACGGACGCAATGGTTTTCTCTTTCCCGAGGGTGATGCCGTTGCCCTGGCAGGTCTGTTGATCCGGCTGGCGCGGGAGCCGGAGTTGCGGCGGCGCCTGGGTGAGGAGGGCAGACGGCAACTGCAGGAGGCCGTCTTTGATGAAGGCCGCCTCGTGGGCGGTTTTATGGACTGTTTGACGCGGGAGCATCCGACCTTTGTACACGGCGAGCGGATGCCGTAA
- the panB gene encoding 3-methyl-2-oxobutanoate hydroxymethyltransferase → MHKKIARWVQDKKSGIKRAVVTAYDYPFARLAAEAGVHGILVGDSLGMVVGGGSDTLGVTLEQMAYHTGMVVRGAGDCLVFADLPFGSYEKGPEQAWAAAVTLLRAGADVVKLEGGAEMASTVAFCTERGINICAHIGLTPQRVRQWGSFQRQGTDADSARRLQADAGALAEAGARFLVLEAVPDALAANITRDIAIPTIGIGAGPDTDAQVLVIHDLLGLGTESPPFARRYIEGGRIMRDALAEYVREVGNSEFPPRRKR, encoded by the coding sequence ATGCATAAGAAAATCGCCCGCTGGGTGCAAGACAAAAAGAGCGGCATCAAACGCGCCGTGGTGACCGCCTATGACTATCCCTTTGCCCGCCTTGCGGCCGAGGCTGGGGTACATGGCATATTGGTGGGCGACTCTCTCGGCATGGTGGTCGGCGGCGGCAGTGATACCCTCGGCGTTACTCTGGAGCAGATGGCTTATCACACCGGGATGGTGGTTCGAGGAGCGGGTGACTGTCTGGTATTTGCCGACCTGCCCTTTGGAAGCTATGAAAAAGGACCGGAGCAGGCCTGGGCTGCGGCGGTAACTCTGCTCCGCGCCGGCGCCGATGTGGTCAAGCTGGAAGGAGGCGCGGAAATGGCCTCCACCGTGGCCTTCTGTACCGAACGTGGCATCAACATCTGCGCCCATATCGGCCTGACTCCCCAACGGGTACGGCAGTGGGGCAGTTTTCAGCGACAGGGCACCGATGCGGACAGTGCACGTCGCTTGCAGGCCGACGCCGGCGCACTGGCGGAAGCGGGTGCCCGCTTCTTGGTTTTGGAAGCGGTCCCCGATGCGCTGGCGGCGAATATTACCCGCGATATCGCCATACCCACGATCGGCATCGGCGCGGGGCCGGATACGGATGCCCAGGTGCTGGTAATACACGACCTGCTGGGACTGGGAACCGAAAGCCCGCCCTTTGCGCGGCGCTACATCGAGGGCGGACGGATCATGCGGGACGCCTTGGCCGAATATGTGCGGGAAGTGGGCAACAGCGAGTTCCCGCCGCGCCGAAAACGTTAA
- a CDS encoding Bax inhibitor-1/YccA family protein — protein sequence MNQDQNPYQFPDSMNPPGSGSGTAIGTLMGKTYALLAATLVVSTIASIYGMHSPFAYEHPFILMIGSFALLFAVQYTGAHRSPFAVPLVFLFAGGMGMMMGPAIEMYLRMPGGASIIAEALGTTAAMFVGLSAYAVTTRRDFSNIGGFLITGLVLAIVVSLLNIFLLHIPALQLAIAGVLVLVFSGLILFDTQRMIRGGIQEPVLLVVGLYLDIINLFMALLEIFGGNRN from the coding sequence ATGAATCAGGACCAGAACCCTTACCAGTTTCCGGACAGCATGAATCCGCCCGGATCGGGCAGCGGCACAGCCATCGGCACGCTGATGGGCAAGACCTATGCGCTGCTTGCGGCCACACTCGTCGTTTCAACCATAGCCTCCATTTACGGCATGCATTCGCCGTTTGCCTATGAACATCCCTTCATCCTGATGATCGGTTCCTTTGCCCTGCTCTTTGCGGTGCAGTACACCGGCGCGCATCGCAGCCCCTTTGCCGTCCCTCTGGTCTTTCTGTTTGCGGGTGGCATGGGCATGATGATGGGTCCGGCCATCGAGATGTATCTGCGGATGCCAGGCGGCGCCTCCATCATCGCCGAAGCCCTGGGTACTACCGCAGCCATGTTTGTCGGACTTTCCGCCTATGCGGTCACCACGCGACGGGATTTCAGCAACATCGGTGGTTTCCTGATCACCGGTCTGGTGCTGGCCATCGTGGTCTCTCTGCTGAACATCTTCCTGCTGCATATCCCCGCGTTGCAACTCGCCATTGCGGGCGTCCTGGTGCTGGTCTTCAGCGGCCTGATCCTTTTTGACACCCAGCGGATGATTCGCGGCGGCATTCAGGAGCCAGTCCTGCTGGTCGTCGGTCTCTATCTGGATATCATCAATCTCTTCATGGCGCTGCTCGAAATCTTCGGCGGCAACCGCAATTGA
- a CDS encoding putative quorum-sensing-regulated virulence factor — protein sequence MRALIFDTETTGRVEPELIEAAWLAVSDLRTLEVEEQFVQRYRPAKPIEMGAMAVHHILEEDLLESPPASSFRLPEDTGYLVGHSIDYDWGVIGKPDVKRICTYAMTRKLWPEVDSHSQSALMYHFSKDKRKTRDNLKNAHSALADVKFCRILLNKVILSVRPNSWEDLWEFSERARIPETMPFGKHKGVKIADLPDDYRRWALNNLTDMDTYLRKALEA from the coding sequence ATGCGCGCATTGATTTTTGATACAGAAACGACGGGTCGGGTGGAGCCTGAGCTGATCGAGGCAGCCTGGCTGGCGGTAAGCGATCTGCGGACGCTGGAGGTCGAGGAGCAGTTCGTGCAACGTTACCGGCCGGCCAAGCCCATCGAGATGGGAGCCATGGCGGTTCACCATATTCTTGAGGAGGACCTCCTCGAAAGCCCGCCCGCCAGCAGTTTTCGCCTGCCCGAAGATACCGGGTACCTGGTCGGTCACAGTATAGATTACGACTGGGGCGTGATCGGCAAGCCCGACGTTAAACGCATCTGCACCTATGCCATGACCCGCAAACTCTGGCCCGAGGTGGACAGCCATTCCCAGTCGGCATTGATGTACCACTTCAGCAAGGACAAGAGAAAGACCCGGGACAACCTCAAAAATGCCCACTCGGCGCTGGCCGACGTGAAGTTCTGCCGGATTCTGCTGAACAAGGTCATCCTCTCGGTGCGGCCCAACTCCTGGGAAGATTTGTGGGAGTTCAGCGAGCGTGCCAGGATTCCCGAAACCATGCCCTTCGGCAAGCACAAGGGTGTGAAGATAGCCGACCTGCCCGACGATTACCGGCGCTGGGCTCTGAATAACCTTACCGATATGGATACTTACCTGCGCAAGGCGCTGGAAGCCTGA
- a CDS encoding deoxynucleoside kinase, protein MPEPFRPGMTSPRIISIEGPMGAGKTSLARQLAQSLGGRMILEAPAQNPFLSRFYQGPGAALATELQFFMQRREQWRHRDDSSWLISDHSARKDEIFTPLTLDAEEHHLFNELRMALDFHPAPADLMIFLDAPLAVLMKRIRARGDAYEQALAPDYLARVQAAYRAWQANYALPRMNVDSAQVDFVHDPRHTERLIDAVRHRLKDAEEQDA, encoded by the coding sequence GTGCCAGAGCCGTTCCGTCCAGGCATGACCAGCCCCCGCATCATCAGCATCGAAGGCCCCATGGGGGCCGGTAAAACCAGCCTTGCCCGGCAGTTGGCCCAGTCCTTGGGCGGACGGATGATCCTCGAAGCACCAGCCCAAAACCCTTTTCTCTCCCGGTTCTACCAGGGTCCGGGCGCCGCGCTGGCGACCGAGTTGCAGTTTTTCATGCAACGCCGGGAGCAGTGGCGGCATCGAGATGACAGCTCCTGGCTCATCAGCGATCACAGCGCCCGCAAAGACGAAATTTTTACCCCTCTCACTCTGGATGCGGAAGAACACCATCTTTTTAATGAGTTGCGCATGGCACTGGATTTTCATCCCGCACCCGCGGATCTGATGATATTCCTGGATGCGCCGCTGGCGGTCCTGATGAAACGCATCCGGGCCCGTGGAGATGCCTACGAACAGGCATTGGCGCCCGATTATCTGGCGCGGGTGCAAGCGGCTTACCGTGCGTGGCAGGCCAATTATGCCCTGCCCCGCATGAATGTCGACTCGGCGCAGGTAGATTTTGTCCACGATCCGCGGCACACTGAGCGACTGATCGACGCCGTCAGGCATCGCCTGAAAGACGCTGAGGAGCAAGATGCATAA
- a CDS encoding class II aldolase/adducin family protein encodes MTQEGVIKFQLDWHAGPVIACALQATLGHWRDVLHAHGLIGADPARYGGIGFGNVSCRCRGGFLITATQTGHLSTLAPEHFCQVTYWDIVHNRIRAEGPQPPSSEALSHAACYDAHPDICWVFHIHHPQLWRQAADLGFAATPPDAEYGTPAMALAVSELAGKAHLPLLIRMAGHEDGLIAAGHSGMDACTLLLNKVAEAQASSALRR; translated from the coding sequence ATGACTCAGGAAGGCGTGATCAAATTTCAACTGGACTGGCACGCGGGGCCGGTCATCGCCTGCGCACTCCAGGCCACCCTCGGCCATTGGCGCGATGTCCTGCACGCCCATGGACTGATCGGCGCCGACCCCGCCCGCTACGGCGGCATCGGTTTCGGCAACGTGAGCTGTCGTTGCCGCGGCGGTTTTCTGATCACCGCCACTCAGACTGGTCACCTCAGCACCCTGGCTCCGGAGCATTTCTGTCAGGTCACCTACTGGGACATCGTCCACAACCGGATCCGTGCCGAAGGACCACAGCCGCCCTCCTCCGAGGCCCTCAGCCATGCGGCATGTTATGACGCCCATCCTGATATTTGCTGGGTTTTTCATATCCACCATCCGCAGCTCTGGAGACAGGCGGCAGATCTGGGATTCGCGGCCACCCCCCCGGATGCGGAATACGGCACCCCCGCCATGGCCCTGGCCGTATCCGAGCTTGCCGGAAAGGCGCACTTACCTCTGCTCATCCGGATGGCCGGCCACGAAGACGGGCTCATCGCCGCCGGTCACAGCGGCATGGACGCCTGCACCCTGCTATTGAACAAGGTTGCCGAAGCTCAGGCTTCCAGCGCCTTGCGCAGGTAA
- a CDS encoding YdcH family protein, translating into MQTEHQDLKKEFPQLAARMDVLQQSNAHFAKAFDEFNALTAEIEHIERNDAATGESVLEQMKKRRLALKDEIYQIASA; encoded by the coding sequence ATGCAAACGGAACACCAGGATCTGAAAAAGGAATTCCCCCAACTCGCGGCCCGCATGGACGTCCTGCAACAAAGCAATGCGCACTTTGCCAAGGCCTTTGACGAGTTCAACGCCCTCACCGCGGAAATCGAACATATCGAACGCAACGATGCTGCAACCGGCGAGAGCGTACTGGAACAAATGAAAAAACGCCGCCTCGCCCTCAAGGACGAGATCTATCAGATAGCATCGGCCTGA